A stretch of the Lolium perenne isolate Kyuss_39 chromosome 3, Kyuss_2.0, whole genome shotgun sequence genome encodes the following:
- the LOC127345889 gene encoding putative receptor protein kinase ZmPK1, with protein sequence MDARSFSLFLLTSIQFLPCISGLDFLSPGSSLSVEHSSDVLYSPDGTFTCGFYQVSPNSSVFSIWFSNSSEKTVVWSANPLHPVYTWGSKLMLNSDGSMVLRDHSGQIVWTNNVSPSAAHQARLLESGNLVVKGKGGSILWESFASPTDTLLPRQSINATMKLVSANRALVPGRYSFHFDDQYLVSLFDDEKDLSFIYWPNPSRTIWEKLRIPFNSSTSGALDTLGHFLASDNATFTAADWGPGILRRLTLDSDGNLRLYSLDKVQRTWSVTWMAFPQLCKVRGLCGRNGICVYTPVPACVCAPGYQVVDPSDRSKGCSPKFNITCEAQKVRFVELPNTDFLGYDLGAHRFVSLRTCKNICLSDCNCVGFAYWRGYGDCYPKSTLLGGVTLINLGSTGTMYIKIPKGIQVSMSSIPHSQPLGPKYRANCSAANRYFIAHFTDEDERKTGQNESKYVYLYGFSSAIFLAELIFVVLGWFILRREGRQLRGVWPAEVGYEMITNHFRRYTYMELVTATRRFQDELGRGTSGIVYKGVLKDKREVAVKKLADVNQGEEEFQHELNVIGRIYHMHLVRVWGFCSDDPCRILVSEFVVNGSLDKMLFGGGSSHVLLEWKQRFSIALGVAKGLAYLHHECSEWVIHCDMKPENILLDENLEPKIADFGLAKLLNRGGSDMSVSRIRGTRGYLAPEWVSSLPITAKVDVYSFGVVLLELLKGARVSDLDKNEDEEVEMVLKRMVRMLMEMLELDVSEQSFLPDFIDTRLNGHFNNLQARTMMKLAISCLQEDRGRRPTMENVVQMLASVDE encoded by the coding sequence ATGGATGCACGCTCATTCTCCctgtttctcctcacttccatccAGTTTCTGCCGTGTATCTCAGGCCTTGACTTCCTCTCGCCAGGCTCCTCTCTCTCCGTAGAGCACAGCTCTGATGTGCTCTATTCTCCAGATGGCACTTTCACATGCGGCTTCTACCAGGTTTCACCCAATTCCTCAGTATTCTCCATTTGGTTTTCCAACTCCTCTGAAAAAACCGTCGTCTGGAGCGCGAATCCTCTCCACCCTGTTTACACCTGGGGATCCAAACTTATGTTGAATTCCGATGGAAGCATGGTCTTGAGAGATCACAGTGGGCAGATCGTATGGACCAACAATGTGAGCCCTTCTGCTGCTCACCAAGCTCGTCTCTTGGAGTCCGGGAACCTCGTTGTAAAGGGTAAAGGTGGAAGCATTTTGTGGGAAAGCTTTGCTTCTCCCACTGATACCTTGTTACCCCGTCAGAGCATCAATGCGACCATGAAGTTGGTATCTGCTAATAGGGCGCTTGTCCCTGGCCGCTACAGCTTCCATTTCGATGATCAGTACCTTGTTTCTCTGTTTGATGATGAGAAGGATCTCTCATTCATCTATTGGCCAAATCCAAGCAGGACTATCTGGGAAAAGCTTAGAATACCGTTTAACAGCAGCACCAGTGGGGCTCTTGATACCTTGGGCCATTTCCTTGCAAGTGATAATGCAACCTTCACGGCTGCGGATTGGGGCCCTGGGATCCTGAGGAGACTGACACTGGATTCTGATGGCAATCTCCGGCTGTATAGTTTGGATAAGGTACAAAGAACATGGTCAGTCACATGGATGGCATTCCCTCAGCTCTGCAAAGTGCGTGGTCTGTGCGGTAGGAATGGGATTTGCGTGTATACACCGGTGCCTGCTTGTGTATGTGCCCCTGGATACCAGGTTGTGGATCCAAGTGATCGGAGCAAAGGATGCAGCCCTAAGTTCAATATCACTTGCGAAGCGCAGAAAGTGAGATTTGTTGAGCTACCAAACACTGATTTCCTTGGGTACGATCTAGGTGCTCATCGTTTTGTGTCTCttcgcacttgcaagaatatatgCCTGAGTGACTGCAACTGCGTGGGATTTGCATACTGGCGAGGATATGGTGATTGTTATCCAAAATctactcttctcggtggtgtaacCCTGATTAATCTTGGTAGTACAGGTACCATGTACATCAAGATTCCCAAGGGCATACAAGTGTCAATGTCCTCAATTCCCCACTCGCAGCCTCTTGGTCCTAAATATAGAGCTAATTGTAGTGCAGCAAACAGATATTTCATAGCACATTTCACGGATGAGGATGAGCGTAAAACTGGCCAGAATGAGTCTAAGTATGTGTACTTGTACGGATTCTCATCAGCGATTTTTCTAGCAGAGTTAATATTTGTCGTATTAGGATGGTTTATTTTGAGGAGGGAGGGTAGGCAATTAAGAGGAGTATGGCCAGCTGAGGTTGGGTATGAAATGATAACCAACCATTTTCGCAGATACACCTACATGGAGCTGGTGACAGCTACAAGAAGGTTTCAGGATGAACTTGGAAGGGGAACATCAGGCATTGTGTACAAAGGTGTCTTGAAAGATAAAAGGGAAGTAGCTGTGAAAAAGTTGGCAGATGTAAACCAAGGTGAAGAAGAATTTCAGCATGAACTGAATGTGATTGGCAGGATCTACCATATGCATCTAGTGAGGGTTTGGGGATTCTGTTCTGATGATCCATGTAGGATACTGGTTTCAGAATTTGTGGTGAATGGGTCATTGGACAAAATGTTGTTTGGTGGTGGGAGTTCACACGTCTTACTTGAATGGAAGCAGAGGTTCAGCATTGCTCTAGGGGTGGCAAAAGGATTGGCTTATCTTCATCATGAATGCTCGGAGTGGGTCATCCACTGCGACATGAAGCCTGAAAATATATTGCTGGATGAGAACTTAGAACCAAAGATCGCTGACTTTGGCCTCGCAAAGCTCCTTAACAGAGGTGGATCCGACATGAGTGTATCACGGATCCGAGGAACAAGAGGTTATTTAGCGCCTGAATGGGTCTCCAGTCTCCCAATAACAGCAAAGGTTGATGTCTATAGCTTTGGGGTGGTGCTTTTAGAATTACTAAAGGGAGCTCGTGTTTCAGACTTGGATAAGAATGAGGATGAAGAGGTGGAAATGGTCCTCAAACGGATGGTCAGGATGCTCATGGAGATGCTGGAGTTGGATGTCAGCGAACAGTCTTTTCTCCCTGACTTCATTGACACTAGATTGAATGGCCATTTCAACAATTTGCAAGCAAGAACTATGATGAAGCTGGCTATTTCATGCTTGCAGGAAGACAGAGGCAGGAGACCTACCATGGAAAATGTGGTGCAGATGCTAGCTTCAGTTGATGAATAG